From Methanothermobacter tenebrarum:
CGCCAGGATACCTGCTATAGCGGCCAAGTCTATATTCCATCGTATGATGGCAGCAACACCTAGTATGAGTATGAGTTCTGCCAAGGTTGTGAAGAATATTGGGAGTACTAGGATGGGCGTCCTATAACGTGCGACTAAGATTATGATAATGGCGATGATAGCAAGTAGACCGGCTATTAGGGCTCCTTTGGCGAATTCTCCTCCAAGTTCTGCGGATACACTGCTCACACCAACAATTTTAACCTTGACGGGCAGTGAACCAGACTTTAGGAGGGTTTCAACTTCTTTCGCCTTTAATTCTGCGGATTCTCTTGTACTCTCGGCGCCTGTTATTGCAACGTCGGTCACGGGTTTACCAGCCGCCACGTCAGGTGATATTTCAGGAGAAGTTATAAGACGATCATCCAAGTACATGTCAACTGGTGCTCCAGCTTTTCCCTCTGCAGCTTCTGCAAAACGTTTCGCACTATCAGTTGATATGCGGAATGGAACCTCCCATTGGTTTCCTCTTATTATGGGGGATTGTACGCTTACAATATCGGCTCCTGTAAGCACAGTCTTATTGTCGATTTTCGCTTCAAATTTACCTGGTGAACCCACTATTTTAGCCACTTCTTCGGGTTTTACCCCGGCAATTTCAATGATAATGTTTTGGTTTCCACTGGCCCTTACTTTCACATCCTTTACGCCGAAGATGTTAAGCCTTTTGTCAAGTACGCTGGTTATGGTGTTCATGGTGGCGGAGTCCACAGGTTTTTCTAATTGTATTTGTATGATGGATCCTCCCTTTAGGTCGAGGCCTTGTGGGATTCCAAGGGTTGAAATAGCTGCTAAACTTATCACTACCAATATTATGAGGGTGATTGTCCTTGGTTCTCTTATGAATCCTGAAACTCCTCTTCTCATGATTTTGCCTCCAAGTACCATCTTAGTATACCAAGGTTCATGAGCCATGTTGTTAAGATGTCGGCTGATAATCCTATGATAAGGACCGCAGCTATATTACTTAAAACTTCGGCTTCTGGTATGAGGAATACTGTTACTAGGTAGAGTGCGCTCATGGATGCTATTGCTGATGCTGACATTGTTAGCCCGGTTTTAATGGCTCCTATCGCCCTCTCGGTTATTTTACCTTTTCTTTGTTTAAGGACTCTTGTCGTGAGTAGTATGTCAGTGTCTACGCTGTAGCCTATTAGCATGAGGATCGCGCCGATGGATGCGAGTGACAATGGGACCTTAAAGAGTGACATGCCACCGAGTGCTATTATGATATCGCAAGCTGCTGCTAGTATAACCGCAAGGGATGGTACCAAGTTTCTGAAGACTATGAGTACTGTTATGGACATGAAAAGGAAAGCGAACCCCACGGCCCAATAAATTTGGTTCATGGCTTCTTTGCCTAGTATTGGACCTACTGACCTGTAACTTTTAATCTTCGCCGTGCCTTCTAGGGCCCTTGCAAATTCATCAACTTGGATGTCGCTGCCCATTTGTACTGTTGCATCATTTCCCTTGATTGAAATGACATTAACGTCTTTGATTTTTAATTTTTCTTGGATGAAGGCTTTGAGTTCTGTTTGATCCATCTTTTTTTCTAGTGTTAATTCTGTGATGGATCCTCCTTTTAGGTCTACGCTTTCTTCTAGTCCGTGTGTTACGAGTATGCCAAGGGACAATAATGTTATGATTAGTGGTATGATTATAAGTAGTTTGTAGGATTCTAGAAGTTTTCTTTTCAATATTATTCACCTTATCCTATGGAGTATATTTTAAGGTCTTTTTCGGCTATGACCTTTAATGCGTCCTCTTTGATATCCTGAAATTGTTTACCACCTGTTTTTATCGTGAAGGAGTTTATTATGCGGCCTCCTCTCGCTTTTATCTTTTCTGCCATCCTATCTATTACATTGCTTCCTCCTTGGCGGGCCATTGTGGCGAATAGTATGACGTCTTTGCCCTTTAAGTTTAGGTTGTCTATTAGTGTTATTATAGCTGGCGCTGGTTTACCAGCCCATGTGGGAGACCCTATATATAGGAGGTCGTATCCGCTTAGGTCGATAGTTTCAGGTTCTATCCTAGTCTTGTTCTCCCTTATAGCATCTATGATCGATCCTATATTACTTAGGAGGCCGTATCGGTCCTTTAAATCTTTTATTTCTATGGTTTCGGCTGATAGTTCATTGGCGAGGGTTTTAGCTACAGTTTCTGTCTTTTTTGTTTTTGAATAGTAGATTATTAGTACCTTTTTCATAATGGCACCTACCCACAATATTATCGTTCATTAGGGGTGTACTGCGGGAATGTCTAGGGATGTTTTTTCATCAAAGCCGAACATGATATTCATGTTCTGGATTGCCTGGCCAGAAGCTCCTTTTACTAGGTTGTCTATTGTCGATATTATAACGGCCCTCCTGTTATCATCTATTTCAAAGCAGCCTATATGGCACTCGTTAGAGCCTCTGACAGCGCTTAAACGTAGCATTTCACCCTCTTCTATTATTTTTATGAATGGTTCGCCTTGGTAGAATCCAGCATATATGCTTTCAAGTTCTTTGGGGGTGAGATCTTCTTTTAGAAACGTGTGTACTGTTGTTAGTATTCCCCGGATGACTGGTACAAGGTGTGGTGTGAAGCTTACATTTACTGGGTGTTCACGTGATAATTCTTGACGTATCTCTGGTGTATGCCTGTGATCTGTCACGTTATATGGTATGACGTTATCGCTACAATTTGGATAATGGGTCACGCTGGTGGGTTTTATCCCGGCGCCGCTTACACCAGTCTTGGAATCTATTATGAAAGTTTCGGCTAATTTTTCATAGACTAGTGGCATGCAGGCTAGTATTGCCCCTGTTGGGAAGCATCCTGGGTTCGCTACGAGTTTGGCATTTTTTATCTTGTCCCTGTAAATTTCTGGGAGTCCGTAGACTGCATCCAAGGGGCCTTCGTGTTTTATACCATACCATTTTTCATATGTTTCTATATCATCGAATCTGTAATCACCGCTCAAGTCAACGACTTTTATATCCTGTTCTAGGATCATTGGAACGATCTTCATAGAAGCTCCATGTGGTGTTGCTGTGAATATGAGATCCGCGTCAATATTATCAATGTCAACATCTGAAAATTCAAGTTCAAGGTCTTGGAGGTGTGGGTGCACCCTATTTATGGGTTTGCCAGCATATTTTCTAGATGTGGCGGCCACGATTTCCACTTTGGGGTGTTTGCTTAGAAATCTTAAAAGTTCGCCACCAGTATATCCACTAGCTCCTATAATACCTACATCGATCATTAAACCACCAATTTAACAGTTTTTGAATGTTTTATCATCGAATTTCATGTTTTTTATTTTTTTGATTATTTTGCAGGTGCTGTCTAGTGGGGCTTTTTTATACTTTTTTATTCTTTTAACTTCACATTTAAGACCCCTTTTTCTAAGTTCCTTTTCAAGTTCTTTAATATTAAAGTCTTGGTCTGGGCCTATGGCTATAATATCGGGGTCTATTTTGTGGACTATCTCGAACATGTCTGTTTCACTCCCGAGGTGGGCTTCATCAACTGGTTTTAACATTTTAACAACTTCTAATCTCTGTTTTTCGCTTATGATGGGGATTCTTTTCTTTGCCCTTACGGTGGAGTCTCTTGCAAGGACTACAACTAACTTTGCATTCTTTCCACCGAGTTTTTTAGCCTCTTCTAGAAAGAAAATATGTCCTGGGTGTATGATGTCGAAGGTGCCAGTGGCCATCACAGTCTTCATGATACTTTTCACCTACTAGGGGTCCTCATATTTTAGGGCTTCTTTGAAGTCTATTTTACCCTTGTATAGGGCTGATCCGATCACAACACCTCTTACACCTGTTTTTTTCAATATTTTAATGTCTTTGATGGATGTTACACCACCAGAGTATACTATTGGTATTTTAACTGCCATGATAAGATCTTTGAGGGGTTTGATGTCCACACCCTTTAGTAGTCCTTCCACATTCACATTCGTGAATAGTATGCTCCCTGCACCTTTTTTTTCGAATAATCTAGCTAGTGAGGGTGCTTCCATTGTTGTTTTCTTGGTCCAACCTTTTATGAGGACCTTGGAATCTTTGCTATCGACTGCTACCATTATGTGATCTGATCCATATTCTCTTGAAAGTTTTTGCACGATCTCAGGGTTTTTGATTGCCATAGTACCTATGATTATCCTTTCAACTCCAATGTCAAGAAGTTTCTGGGCGTATTCTCGCGTCCTTATACCACCACCTAATTGTACGGGGATGGAAAGGGATCTAATAATCTCTTTTATGATATGGAAGTTGGTGCCTGTTCCAAGGGCGCCGTCAAGGTCGATTAGGTGTAGTGTGCTTGCCCCCATCTCCTCCCATTTCATGGCCGCCCCTATGGGGTCATCTATTATGACTTGTTCAGTGCCTGGCATGCCCTGTACTAATTGGACGCATTTACCATCTTTTATATCAACTGCTGGTATTATTAACATTTTATCACTAGAATATTGTGTGTTATGTTATTTTTATTATTTGCCAGGGACTCCTATCTGTACTCTTTCCTTTTGAGTCTATTGCCTCTGCGCTTAGGATAACATTGTCACCTTTTTTAAATATTATGGGGATTTTTATTATTATAGCATTTCTTGTGTTGATAAAGGTAAGATTTGATAATGTAGTCCCATATTGGTTGATATGGTATTTTCCGTTTTTGATTTGTATGTCCATTACTGCTGTTGTGTTATTTCCATATATGATTAAAAGGTGAAATTTATATATGTTATTAGCTGATATTTTGTCTTTTGTTTGTAAAGAAATCCAAGTGCCATTGTTATTGGTTTCAAAGCTTATATTTGTAAGATCTACAGAACTTTCAGACGTTTTTATGCCGGTTTCTATGGAAGTGGTAAGCTTTTTCACATCATTTTCCGGGTCCTTAAATATGAGATTAGGGTAACCTGTGCTTGAATTTTTAGATATGGTTATGGGGTGCTGGATTGAGAATAGTTCATTTTTCCTTACAAAGGAGAGGAGGAAGTATGAGCCTTTTTTTAATTGGGACTTATAAGATTTTATTGCTGAAGCTTTAAACTCTTCATCTTTTTCTGTTAATGGAAATTCAACCCAATTTTCTTGCGCTGAAAGATAAGATGGTGGAGTCAGGTAGGAGCTTGGAGAATAGGAACGTGGTGATGGCCATGGGTTTGATGGGGTATGGATCATATAACCTA
This genomic window contains:
- a CDS encoding MMPL family transporter, yielding MRRGVSGFIREPRTITLIILVVISLAAISTLGIPQGLDLKGGSIIQIQLEKPVDSATMNTITSVLDKRLNIFGVKDVKVRASGNQNIIIEIAGVKPEEVAKIVGSPGKFEAKIDNKTVLTGADIVSVQSPIIRGNQWEVPFRISTDSAKRFAEAAEGKAGAPVDMYLDDRLITSPEISPDVAAGKPVTDVAITGAESTRESAELKAKEVETLLKSGSLPVKVKIVGVSSVSAELGGEFAKGALIAGLLAIIAIIIILVARYRTPILVLPIFFTTLAELILILGVAAIIRWNIDLAAIAGILAAIGTGVDDQIIITDEVLGEEKVKRRRRRFRIREAFFIIFASAGTLIAAMLPLAYVGFARGATGIGMLAGFAFTTVLGVLIGVFITRPVYAKFMEYIIK
- a CDS encoding protein translocase subunit SecF; this encodes MKRKLLESYKLLIIIPLIITLLSLGILVTHGLEESVDLKGGSITELTLEKKMDQTELKAFIQEKLKIKDVNVISIKGNDATVQMGSDIQVDEFARALEGTAKIKSYRSVGPILGKEAMNQIYWAVGFAFLFMSITVLIVFRNLVPSLAVILAAACDIIIALGGMSLFKVPLSLASIGAILMLIGYSVDTDILLTTRVLKQRKGKITERAIGAIKTGLTMSASAIASMSALYLVTVFLIPEAEVLSNIAAVLIIGLSADILTTWLMNLGILRWYLEAKS
- a CDS encoding flavodoxin is translated as MKKVLIIYYSKTKKTETVAKTLANELSAETIEIKDLKDRYGLLSNIGSIIDAIRENKTRIEPETIDLSGYDLLYIGSPTWAGKPAPAIITLIDNLNLKGKDVILFATMARQGGSNVIDRMAEKIKARGGRIINSFTIKTGGKQFQDIKEDALKVIAEKDLKIYSIG
- the argC gene encoding N-acetyl-gamma-glutamyl-phosphate reductase codes for the protein MIDVGIIGASGYTGGELLRFLSKHPKVEIVAATSRKYAGKPINRVHPHLQDLELEFSDVDIDNIDADLIFTATPHGASMKIVPMILEQDIKVVDLSGDYRFDDIETYEKWYGIKHEGPLDAVYGLPEIYRDKIKNAKLVANPGCFPTGAILACMPLVYEKLAETFIIDSKTGVSGAGIKPTSVTHYPNCSDNVIPYNVTDHRHTPEIRQELSREHPVNVSFTPHLVPVIRGILTTVHTFLKEDLTPKELESIYAGFYQGEPFIKIIEEGEMLRLSAVRGSNECHIGCFEIDDNRRAVIISTIDNLVKGASGQAIQNMNIMFGFDEKTSLDIPAVHP
- a CDS encoding adenylyltransferase/cytidyltransferase family protein gives rise to the protein MKTVMATGTFDIIHPGHIFFLEEAKKLGGKNAKLVVVLARDSTVRAKKRIPIISEKQRLEVVKMLKPVDEAHLGSETDMFEIVHKIDPDIIAIGPDQDFNIKELEKELRKRGLKCEVKRIKKYKKAPLDSTCKIIKKIKNMKFDDKTFKNC
- the hisA gene encoding 1-(5-phosphoribosyl)-5-[(5-phosphoribosylamino)methylideneamino]imidazole-4-carboxamide isomerase, producing the protein MLIIPAVDIKDGKCVQLVQGMPGTEQVIIDDPIGAAMKWEEMGASTLHLIDLDGALGTGTNFHIIKEIIRSLSIPVQLGGGIRTREYAQKLLDIGVERIIIGTMAIKNPEIVQKLSREYGSDHIMVAVDSKDSKVLIKGWTKKTTMEAPSLARLFEKKGAGSILFTNVNVEGLLKGVDIKPLKDLIMAVKIPIVYSGGVTSIKDIKILKKTGVRGVVIGSALYKGKIDFKEALKYEDP
- a CDS encoding PIG-L deacetylase family protein; this translates as MNLKKTLILTLILLGGILFISAFVHIPSAIQSGKTVYPLLSFKKSDRVMIIAPHPDDEALAAAGIIRYCVNHNIPVKVVIVTNGGSDLAWQRHAESLEAMKKLGLNDNITFLDYPQVGLTHLLTQNWNKPYMDPKGISHSMNKFSHNPGAPYTGESLAMELEDVIYDFKPTVIIYPDSNDLHQDHWATSAFVEYAITKLNYNCTTLGYMIHTPSNPWPSPRSYSPSSYLTPPSYLSAQENWVEFPLTEKDEEFKASAIKSYKSQLKKGSYFLLSFVRKNELFSIQHPITISKNSSTGYPNLIFKDPENDVKKLTTSIETGIKTSESSVDLTNISFETNNNGTWISLQTKDKISANNIYKFHLLIIYGNNTTAVMDIQIKNGKYHINQYGTTLSNLTFINTRNAIIIKIPIIFKKGDNVILSAEAIDSKGKSTDRSPWQIIKIT